The Lycium ferocissimum isolate CSIRO_LF1 chromosome 10, AGI_CSIRO_Lferr_CH_V1, whole genome shotgun sequence genome window below encodes:
- the LOC132034603 gene encoding glucan endo-1,3-beta-glucosidase, acidic-like, which yields MVHLVIVFIILTFFSLINAGVQSVGVCYGKNANNLPSEQDVIKLYNANGIKKMRIYYPDQNVFNALKGSNIEIILDVPNQDLEALTNPSSANAWVQDNIRSHFPDVKFKYIAVGNEVDPSTNTGQYVRFVGPAMENVYIALVVAGLQDQIKVSTATYSGLLANTYPPKDVIFREEYKDFINPIIRFLTQNNFPLLANIYPYFGHTNNIADVPLSYALFNQQEKNSAGYQNLFDALLDSMYFAIEKLGGQTIEIIVSESGWPSAGHTAATIKNARTYYTNLINHVRGDAGTPKKPGRTIETYSFAMFDENQKIGQINVQHFGLFCLHQRPKYQLNFN from the exons ATGGTGCA ccttgttattgtttttattattttgacgTTTTTTTCCCTCATAAATGCAGGAGTGCAGTCTGTTGGAGTATGCTATGGAAAAAATGCCAACAATTTACCATCAGAGCAAGATGTCATAAAACTATACAATGCTAATGGcattaaaaaaatgagaatCTACTACCCAGATCAAAACGTCTTTAATGCTCTCAAAGGAAGTAACATTGAAATAATTCTTGATGTCCCAAATCAAGATCTTGAAGCCCTAACCAATCCTTCAAGTGCCAATGCTTGGGTCCAAGATAATATAAGAAGTCATTTTCCAGAtgttaaatttaaatatatagcTGTTGGAAATGAAGTTGATCCCAGTACAAATACCGGTCAATATGTGCGATTTGTTGGTCCCGCGATGGAGAACGTTTACATCGCGTTAGTAGTAGCAGGGTTGCAAGATCAAATTAAGGTCTCAACCGCGACATATTCAGGGCTCTTAGCGAACACCTATCCACCCAAAGATGTTATTTTCCGCGAAGAATACAAAGACTTCATTAATCCCATAATCAGATTTCTTACACAAAATAACTTTCCACTCTTAGCCAATATTTACCCTTATTTTGGCCATACTAATAACATTGCTGACGTTCCACTATCTTATGCACTGTtcaatcaacaagaaaaaaattctgCAGGATATCAAAATCTTTTTGATGCCCTTTTGGATTCTATGTATTTTGCTATAGAGAAACTTGGAGGACAAACAATTGAGATTATTGTATCAGAAAGTGGTTGGCCTTCTGCCGGACACACTGCAGCAACGATAAAAAATGCTCGGACTTATTATACGAATTTGATTAATCATGTAAGAGGAGATGCAGGAACTCCAAAGAAACCTGGAAGGACCATAGAAACTTATTCGTTCGCAATGTTTGACGAAAATCAAAAGATAGGACAAATCAATGTGCAACATTTTGGACTCTTTTGTCTCCATCAGAGGCCAAAGTATCAACTCAATTTCAATTAA